A portion of the Betta splendens chromosome 2, fBetSpl5.4, whole genome shotgun sequence genome contains these proteins:
- the LOC114870700 gene encoding vascular endothelial growth factor C-like isoform X1 yields MWIQALLLWMLKISNLCSGQDYTDYYQTGDMGTEAPVLSDDQTSLDAVTNVDQLLQLLYPEYSLLQHCVRKKSLQASFPSYSTSSANPLSYADADAGNVWGQPREEALYKVDGTLDVILEEIQRTSCQPREVCVEVAKEYPESTSQFYVPRCVALHRCGGCCTNEAFYCANTSHTLVNKTLMELSPPRMDRVMVTFINHTSCECLSKRPLHSIIRRAAADHLCSPPDVPCASGSLWDPVSCLCVSTDAINYSEKETEALDSGLLVLCGPNRVLQESTCECVCRNGLTEDSCDPGWKLDHKTCECQCEGQGEGKRCPAGQRWDEDLCGCVCAANCPRNQPLNPETCLCECRESSQSCLLQGKKFNPNTCSCYRLPCRKPKRLCPSEFYYSDQVCQCIPNYMRPEWN; encoded by the exons aTGTGGATACAAGCTTTGCTCCTATGGATGCTTAAAATCAGCAATTTGTGCTCAGGACAAGACTACACAGACTATTACCAAACTGGAGACATGGGCACCGAG GCCCCAGTGTTGTCAGATGACCAAACCAGTTTGGATGCAGTAACAAACGTGGATCAGCTACTACAGCTTCTATATCCTGAATACAGTTTGCTTCAGCACTGCGTGAGGAAGAAGTCACTGCAAGCCTCCTTCCCTTCTTACTCCACCTCTTCAGCGAATCCCTTATCCTACGCTGATGCTGACGCTGGCAACGTGTGGGGTCAGCCAAGAGAggaggcactttacaaagtcgATGGGACTTTAGATG TCATACTAGAGGAGATCCAGCGGACGTCGTGCCAGcccagagaggtgtgtgttgAAGTGGCTAAAGAAtacccagaatccaccagccaGTTCTACGTCCCTCGCTGTGTGGCGCTGCATCGGTGCGGTGGATGCTGCACCAACGAGGCCTTTTACTGCGCCAATACAAGCCAcacactcgtgaacaagaca CTGATGGAACTGTCCCCACCCAGGATGGATCGCGTCATGGTGACCTTCATCAACCACACTTCATGCGAATGCCTCTCCAAAAGGCCACTCCACTCCATCATAAGACGGGCCGCAGCAGATCACCT gtgttcTCCGCCTGACGTTCCCTGTGCTTCTGGGTCATTGTGGGATCCAGTgagctgtctgtgtgtctctacAGATGCCATAAACTACTCTGAGAAAGAGACAG AAGCACTGGACTCGGGTCTGCTGGTCCTCTGTGGACCCAACAGGGTTCTGCAGGAGTCCacctgtgagtgtgtttgtcgAAATGGACTCACAGAAGACAGCTGTGATCCAGGCTGGAAACTGGACCACAAGACCT GTGAATGCCAGTGTGAAGGTCAAGGCGAGGGCAAGCGGTGTCCCGCAGGTCAGCGGTGGGATGAAGacctgtgtggctgtgtgtgcgcCGCAAACTGTCCCCGAAATCAGCCCCTCAACCCGGAAACGTGCCTGTGTGAATGCAGAGAAAGTTCACAGTCGTGTCTGCTGCAAGGCAAGAAGTTCAACCCCAACACCTGCAG TTGTTACAGGTTGCCTTGCAGAAAGCCCAAACGTTTGTGCCCGAGTGAGTTTTACTACAGCGACCAGGTTTGTCAGTGCATCCCCAACTACATGAGGCCTGAGTGGAATTAA
- the LOC114870700 gene encoding vascular endothelial growth factor C-like isoform X3 gives MGTEAPVLSDDQTSLDAVTNVDQLLQLLYPEYSLLQHCVRKKSLQASFPSYSTSSANPLSYADADAGNVWGQPREEALYKVDGTLDVILEEIQRTSCQPREVCVEVAKEYPESTSQFYVPRCVALHRCGGCCTNEAFYCANTSHTLVNKTLMELSPPRMDRVMVTFINHTSCECLSKRPLHSIIRRAAADHLCSPPDVPCASGSLWDPVSCLCVSTDAINYSEKETEALDSGLLVLCGPNRVLQESTCECVCRNGLTEDSCDPGWKLDHKTCECQCEGQGEGKRCPAGQRWDEDLCGCVCAANCPRNQPLNPETCLCECRESSQSCLLQGKKFNPNTCSCYRLPCRKPKRLCPSEFYYSDQVCQCIPNYMRPEWN, from the exons ATGGGCACCGAG GCCCCAGTGTTGTCAGATGACCAAACCAGTTTGGATGCAGTAACAAACGTGGATCAGCTACTACAGCTTCTATATCCTGAATACAGTTTGCTTCAGCACTGCGTGAGGAAGAAGTCACTGCAAGCCTCCTTCCCTTCTTACTCCACCTCTTCAGCGAATCCCTTATCCTACGCTGATGCTGACGCTGGCAACGTGTGGGGTCAGCCAAGAGAggaggcactttacaaagtcgATGGGACTTTAGATG TCATACTAGAGGAGATCCAGCGGACGTCGTGCCAGcccagagaggtgtgtgttgAAGTGGCTAAAGAAtacccagaatccaccagccaGTTCTACGTCCCTCGCTGTGTGGCGCTGCATCGGTGCGGTGGATGCTGCACCAACGAGGCCTTTTACTGCGCCAATACAAGCCAcacactcgtgaacaagaca CTGATGGAACTGTCCCCACCCAGGATGGATCGCGTCATGGTGACCTTCATCAACCACACTTCATGCGAATGCCTCTCCAAAAGGCCACTCCACTCCATCATAAGACGGGCCGCAGCAGATCACCT gtgttcTCCGCCTGACGTTCCCTGTGCTTCTGGGTCATTGTGGGATCCAGTgagctgtctgtgtgtctctacAGATGCCATAAACTACTCTGAGAAAGAGACAG AAGCACTGGACTCGGGTCTGCTGGTCCTCTGTGGACCCAACAGGGTTCTGCAGGAGTCCacctgtgagtgtgtttgtcgAAATGGACTCACAGAAGACAGCTGTGATCCAGGCTGGAAACTGGACCACAAGACCT GTGAATGCCAGTGTGAAGGTCAAGGCGAGGGCAAGCGGTGTCCCGCAGGTCAGCGGTGGGATGAAGacctgtgtggctgtgtgtgcgcCGCAAACTGTCCCCGAAATCAGCCCCTCAACCCGGAAACGTGCCTGTGTGAATGCAGAGAAAGTTCACAGTCGTGTCTGCTGCAAGGCAAGAAGTTCAACCCCAACACCTGCAG TTGTTACAGGTTGCCTTGCAGAAAGCCCAAACGTTTGTGCCCGAGTGAGTTTTACTACAGCGACCAGGTTTGTCAGTGCATCCCCAACTACATGAGGCCTGAGTGGAATTAA
- the LOC114870700 gene encoding vascular endothelial growth factor C-like isoform X2 yields MLKISNLCSGQDYTDYYQTGDMGTEAPVLSDDQTSLDAVTNVDQLLQLLYPEYSLLQHCVRKKSLQASFPSYSTSSANPLSYADADAGNVWGQPREEALYKVDGTLDVILEEIQRTSCQPREVCVEVAKEYPESTSQFYVPRCVALHRCGGCCTNEAFYCANTSHTLVNKTLMELSPPRMDRVMVTFINHTSCECLSKRPLHSIIRRAAADHLCSPPDVPCASGSLWDPVSCLCVSTDAINYSEKETEALDSGLLVLCGPNRVLQESTCECVCRNGLTEDSCDPGWKLDHKTCECQCEGQGEGKRCPAGQRWDEDLCGCVCAANCPRNQPLNPETCLCECRESSQSCLLQGKKFNPNTCSCYRLPCRKPKRLCPSEFYYSDQVCQCIPNYMRPEWN; encoded by the exons ATGCTTAAAATCAGCAATTTGTGCTCAGGACAAGACTACACAGACTATTACCAAACTGGAGACATGGGCACCGAG GCCCCAGTGTTGTCAGATGACCAAACCAGTTTGGATGCAGTAACAAACGTGGATCAGCTACTACAGCTTCTATATCCTGAATACAGTTTGCTTCAGCACTGCGTGAGGAAGAAGTCACTGCAAGCCTCCTTCCCTTCTTACTCCACCTCTTCAGCGAATCCCTTATCCTACGCTGATGCTGACGCTGGCAACGTGTGGGGTCAGCCAAGAGAggaggcactttacaaagtcgATGGGACTTTAGATG TCATACTAGAGGAGATCCAGCGGACGTCGTGCCAGcccagagaggtgtgtgttgAAGTGGCTAAAGAAtacccagaatccaccagccaGTTCTACGTCCCTCGCTGTGTGGCGCTGCATCGGTGCGGTGGATGCTGCACCAACGAGGCCTTTTACTGCGCCAATACAAGCCAcacactcgtgaacaagaca CTGATGGAACTGTCCCCACCCAGGATGGATCGCGTCATGGTGACCTTCATCAACCACACTTCATGCGAATGCCTCTCCAAAAGGCCACTCCACTCCATCATAAGACGGGCCGCAGCAGATCACCT gtgttcTCCGCCTGACGTTCCCTGTGCTTCTGGGTCATTGTGGGATCCAGTgagctgtctgtgtgtctctacAGATGCCATAAACTACTCTGAGAAAGAGACAG AAGCACTGGACTCGGGTCTGCTGGTCCTCTGTGGACCCAACAGGGTTCTGCAGGAGTCCacctgtgagtgtgtttgtcgAAATGGACTCACAGAAGACAGCTGTGATCCAGGCTGGAAACTGGACCACAAGACCT GTGAATGCCAGTGTGAAGGTCAAGGCGAGGGCAAGCGGTGTCCCGCAGGTCAGCGGTGGGATGAAGacctgtgtggctgtgtgtgcgcCGCAAACTGTCCCCGAAATCAGCCCCTCAACCCGGAAACGTGCCTGTGTGAATGCAGAGAAAGTTCACAGTCGTGTCTGCTGCAAGGCAAGAAGTTCAACCCCAACACCTGCAG TTGTTACAGGTTGCCTTGCAGAAAGCCCAAACGTTTGTGCCCGAGTGAGTTTTACTACAGCGACCAGGTTTGTCAGTGCATCCCCAACTACATGAGGCCTGAGTGGAATTAA
- the LOC114870661 gene encoding zinc finger protein 654-like, with the protein MAEEGSVYELEGLEEQLHTLSQRYSGEDLRADSKSFCADFCKLVEEYASRWQVPLPQLRILEISLVYFTRASTFFKSNCDHVLRTLSSLALSVFELLLFFDQEDFHQETLKHFIATFQECNLAVERHQNVHLLQVARLLQGGGPWVSLVLQEILSESILPQNEVDGFISSELPVFLELRVRYLLSSARVSEAMALAKCCAQHPTTGQHIFFLQFYLMWLHKTSHHDRLHKEVADINGKSAVNIICSLEYEEEDDLLLALCRAFLSCQLRRGDMYYLCDLVFIWSKLHSKLKTSKQSLLEESHQLMLSATNVNSIFPFIRAILQVLGEDGIQFCVELCASTLESCPSCDVGTKSLVYKTIAGLLPNDLEVCRACALLVFFLERTFEAYKVVYLLYMHPDQEYHAENSPIGNHVRFETLQVLKKDLYFDPEFWNLIALRTNCLKLMNEKVVSAALEEIMEDKWISSYCTKVPASRSSTLSCHKGNKAALPQAANKRHHKEGADTASKKLKVSPGRKEKSKKVTQTLRDTSSKPMRRSFWQLERLQDNVTVAYGEHRRITRLSEKNPPKRRIRKPRWLMEDSGALDKNNVLPKIKKHGFKHEKHLRSSILKRADQVRASVKYKPSVNSCLKANENKQRRGYPLECPDTPPPQVILELSLPDNELMGTFPEDTCNRQRGLPQVLLYKPTVKLPSSSQPVKTGHGKEVVLRARDEAMFVLQMHCYARQQKGKGKGLNIQGSVSTITRSSVQGSPPKESPRELCEKSEMKDSIASQTQVPAGDLETSSQTTRAVSRKTSTRECSEKFVAKMKCTTASKTTAANDVAETPLLDKVLQAQPRALVGELCEEPTVEMKVTIASQTPTQAKGTQSSDLEKVSEGPGVGPILEDTVSSEVSRSTAEDDNQVEVSIMANMPNIATSGPVSSQFIDVSQKEGDQDFSLERNVVTSTKASETRAASAVINQDSIKDLSCLTLVTEVVAELSPEDLEIDKQQVPENSSSMESTAGNKPNVAQQISSKSSCSIPHDDTSTVADEGKKGKSTMQDIVSKTSENSDPVEMLPESEESKLEYCCTFCNKVFKGSRVIAHAMFHCRKDECMFCGADFKNDLLAMIHLSNHIEKLKRVKETVGKQGHENSLSSVSETKDFSTPKTSAKTKTTHVSSSRSSGRLKKTDRAKSESLPDSKPSEFRRLRSNASKVDGQLLQQRKQNVLEHLYGETHVHNVNGHIGKKQELHKVKKNLEAKQPHTRQKTPHRKHIDSFKLLENHDIEMDSTTSPAPIEKHFGCSRKSITREKESRQLPKKASKQDGKEPQEKVCCSVDGCAWFTDLSKSRVALLYHALEDHYGEAKPLELAFQVGNGKCSICMRVLWSFEHFLHHVERHRLSPRHPCPHQGCTARFKTGMEMRRHARKHSPLQAVCCLPGCSELFICLWALNLHEREHYASKDTKSDKNSNMQTSDKQSNTQSGKKQQDKSNDATATTAVNETESVKAAPWLQATHNMSSGKPDRAASLSPAGASRLKQRLKDKSETKDLNILKNLSNKDASAQPTVSYLRARQTLRKEANTSLKTAKSHRIFSSSFLKQSQLKHKFRRKLVKINAKSCKRRGHPPKSNTAVHDENDTSPETIHKDQMSPPLTSNPKPAEISTNLSDESVEKKIGQVAEDEAPMDESNLKKPVDKQIEDGVKHKDNTTTAVVTATILNQMKKLHEVKKLSISQTVSAGSNKSKKRKAINIKTNTKKVKKNCSSKEPVSVLQNSAKYKSTVEAQAPEAVEKISEVGVEEQVENTDSAQDKSENPAPVAIPDSVDENMAPPTSSSENTHSLTIEVNSTGSHTTGKEGKKAKNRQTACSEGAEKKCKKGNRRMVNEKWPRKVMGKTSAAKKMKTKPEVQEQVEAKTILVNTVYGNVETSDLTIKKSVNGKTKSTSTADQRQRNKSKKGTVKTVSDSKKANQTRKKMNRESVKKAGPDQLLSEGKGVVEAPEKGTLQPTFGSPGSSSAMNGLTANEDVKKPSGPLDILAKYSKRPYMRLPPTAYLDEKYITMPKRRKEISFFPWSQIDSTPEQTSATTTLQRQRCANCFATFNSAEELQSHLQLQNCSTLFGFDSDDEGNG; encoded by the exons ATGGCGGAGGAGGGCAGTGTGTACGAGTTAGAGGGGCTGGAGGAGCAATTACACACTTTATCACAGCGTTACTCCGGCGAGGACCTGCGGGCCGACAGTAAATCGTTCTGCGCTGACTTTTGCAAG CTTGTGGAGGAGTACGCCTCTCGCTGGCAGGTGCCACTGCCTCAGCTCAGGATCCTTGAGATATCTTTAGTTTATTTCACTCGAGCCTCCACCTTCTTCAAATCAAACTGTGATCATGTGCTCCGCACACTCAGTAGTCTGGCATT GAGTGTTTTtgagttgctgctgttttttgaTCAGGAAGACTTCCATCAGGAGACACTGAAACACTTCATTGCTACATTCCAG GAATGTAATTTAGCCGTAGAGAGGCATCAGAATGTTCACTTACTTCAGGTGGCACGTTTGCTTCAGGGTGGCGGGCCCTGGGTCAGCTTGGTCTTACAGGAGATCCTCAGTGAGTCCATTTTACCTCAGAATGAAG TGGATGGTTTCATCAGCTCTGAGCTGCCTGTGTTCCTTGAGCTGCGGGTGCGCTACCTTTTATCCTCTGCACGGGTCAGTGAGGCTATGGCCCTGGCTAAGTGTTGTGCTCAACATCCTACAACAGGACAACACATATTCTTCCTCCAGTTCTACCTCATGTGGCTTCACAAGACTTCACATCACGATCGCCTACATAAAGAG GTAGCTGATATTAATGGTAAAAGTGCAGTTAACATTATCTGTAGTTTGGAATATGAAGAAGAGGATGATTTGTTACTAGCTCTCTGCAGAGCCTTCCTCTCTTGCCAGCTACGCAGGGGAGACATGTATTATTTGTG TGATCTTGTCTTCATATGGAGTAAACTACATAGTAAATTGAAGACATCTAAGCAATCACTACTCGAGGAGAGTCATCAGCTCATGCTGTCTGCCACAAATGTTAATTCAATCTTTCCATTCATCAGGGCCATACTGCAGGTG CTGGGTGAAGATGGAATTCAGTTCTGTGTAGAGCTCTGTGCTAGCACACTGGAGTCTTGCCCTTCTTGTGATGTTGGTACCAAGTCCCTCGTCTACAAAACTATTGCTGGCCTGCTGCCCAATGACCTGGAGGTTTGTCGGGCTTGTgctcttcttgtttttttcctggaaCGCACGTTTGAGGCCTACAAAGTAGTTTATCTTCTCTACATGCATCCTGATCAAGAGTATCATGCAGAGAACAGCCCCATTGGAAATCATGTTCGCTTTGAAACATTGCAG GTCTTAAAGAAGGATCTGTATTTTGACCCAGAGTTTTGGAATCTCATTGCTTTGCGGACAAATTGCTTGAAGCTGATGAATGAAAAGGTTGTAAGTGCTGCACTTGAAGAAATCATGGAGGACAAGTGGATTTCTAGCTATTGCACCAAAGTGCCTGCGTCCCGATCAAGCACATTATCATGTCACAAAGGAAATAAAGCAGCACTTCCACAAGCGGCAAACAAGCGGCACCATAAAGAGGGTGCTGACACTGCATCTAAAAAACTTAAAGTGAGCCCAGGCAGGAAAGAAAAGAGTAAGAAAGTCACACAAACTCTAAGGGACACTTCATCCAAACCAATGAGGCGATCATTTTGGCAGCTAGAGAGACTCCAGGACAATGTCACTGTTGCATATGGAGAACACAGGCGCATTACACGACTTTCAGAGAAAAATCCACCAAAACGGCGGATTAGAAAACCCAGGTGGCTTATGGAGGACTCGGGTGCTCTTGACAAGAATAATGTTCTTCCGAAGATCAAAAAGCATGGTTTTAAACATGAAAAACACCTTCGTTCTTCTATTTTAAAGAGGGCTGATCAGGTTAGGGCCAGTGTAAAGTACAAACCTTCAGTAAACTCTTGCTTAAAGGCAAATGAAAACAAGCAACGGAGAGGATATCCTTTAGAATGTCCAGATACTCCACCACCTCAAGTAATTCTTGAACTCTCGCTACCAGACAATGAACTAATGGGTACATTTCCAGAGGACACCTGTAACAGGCAGCGAGGTTTACCTCAGGTGCTTCTTTACAAACCGACTGTGAAGCTTCCTTCCTCATCACAACCTGTAAAGACTGGACATGGCAAAGAGGTGGTTCTTCGAGCGCGAGATGAAGCTATGTTTGTACTGCAGATGCACTGTTATGCTCGGCAGCAAAAAGGGAAAGGTAAAGGGCTGAATATTCAGGGGTCAGTGTCAACAATCACGCGCTCTTCTGTGCAGGGAAGCCCTCCTAAAGAATCACCAAGAGAGCTCTGTGAAAAATCTGAGATGAAAGACAGCATTGCCTCTCAGACACAAGTACCAGCTGGGGATTTAGAAACATCCTCTCAAACTACAAGAGCAGTTTCACGAAAGACATCAACCAGAGAATGCTCTGAAAAGTTTGTTGCTAAAATGAAATGTACCACTGCATCAAAGACCACAGCAGCAAATGATGTTGCAGAAACCCCATTATTAGACAAAGTATTGCAAGCTCAACCCAGGGCTCTAGTAGGAGAGCTTTGTGAAGAGCCTACTGTTGAGATGAAAGTCACTATTGCTTCACAAACTCCAACCCAGGCTAAAGGGACACAGTCTTCAGATTTAGAAAAGGTCTCTGAAGGTCCAGGTGTTGGCCCCATCTTAGAAGACACAGTTTCATCAGAGGTTTCACGGTCCACAGCTGAAGATGACAATCAAGTGGAAGTTTCCATTATGGCCAACATGCCAAACATAGCAACTTCTGGCCCTGTGTCCtcgcagttcatagatgtttcTCAGAAAGAGGGGGATCAGGACTTCAGCCTTGAAAGAAATGTAGTCACTTCAACTAAAGCATCAGAGACTCGGGCTGCTTCTGCTGTTATAAACCAGGATAGTATAAAAGACCTATCCTGTTTGACATTAGTAACAGAGGTCGTTGCTGAACTTTCACCAGAGGACCTTGAGATTGACAAACAGCAAGTGCCAGAGAACAGTTCCTCCATGGAATCAACAGCTGGAAATAAACCAAATGTAGCTCAACAAATATCCAGCAAGTCAAGCTGCTCCATTCCACACGATGACACCTCCACAGTTGCTGatgaaggaaaaaaagggaaaagtaCAATGCAAGATATTGTTTCCAAAACATCTGAAAATAGTGACCCTGTGGAAATGTTACCAGAAtctgaagagtccaagttggaGTACTGTTGTACCTTCTGCAACAAGGTCTTTAAGGGAAGTCGTGTTATAGCGCATGCTATGTTTCACTGTCGTAAAGATGAGTGCATGTTCTGTGGTGCAGATTTCAAAAATGACCTTCTGGCTATGATACACCTCTCTAATCATATAGAGAAGCTAAAGAGGGTCAAAGAGACAGTTGGCAAACAAGGCCATGAAAATTCTCTTTCTTCGGTCTCTGAGACCAAAGATTTCTCCACACCTAAAACCTCTGCCAAAACTAAGACCACACATGTGTCTTCTAGTCGTAGCAGTGGGAGACTGAAGAAAACCGACCGTGCCAAATCTGAGAGCCTTCCAGATTCAAAGCCATCTGAATTTAGAAGGTTAAGGTCTAATGCCAGTAAGGTGGATGGTCAGCTTTTacaacaaaggaaacaaaatgtATTAGAGCACCTGTATGGTGAAACTCATGTTCATAATGTAAATGGGCATATTGGCAAAAAGCAAGAACTACATAAAGTAAAAAAGAACTTGGAAGCCAAACAGCCACATACACGACAAAAGACTCCTCATAGAAAACACATTGACAGTTTTAAGTTGCTGGAAAACCATGATATTGAGATGGATTCCACTACGTCTCCAGCTCCAATAGAGAAACATTTTGGCTGTTCCAGGAAAAGTATAACGAGAGAGAAAGAATCTCGTCAGCTCCCGAAGAAAGCATCAAAACAAGATGGAAAAGAGCCACAAGAAAAGGTTTGCTGTTCTGTGGATGGATGTGCCTGGTTTACAGACCTGTCAAAGAGTCGTGTTGCACTTCTCTACCATGCTCTTGAAGATCATTATGGTGAGGCCAAACCTTTGGAACTGGCGTTCCAAGTAGGAAACGGCAAATGTAGCATTTGCATGAGGGTTTTATGGAGTTTTGAACATTTTCTGCACCATGTTGAAAGGCACAGACTCTCTCCGAGGCATCCTTGTCCTCATCAGGGCTGCACTGCCAGGTTCAAAACTGGAATGGAAATGAGACGTCATGCTAGGAAGCACAGTCCACTGCAGGCAGTGTGTTGTCTCCCTGGTTGTTCTGAGCTGTTTATTTGTCTCTGGGCACTAAACCTTCATGAAAGAGAGCATTATGCTTCCAAAGATACTAAATCGGACAAGAACTCAAATATGCAAACAAGTGACAAGCAAAGTAACACACAGTCTGGGAAAAAGCAACAGGATAAGTCAAATGATGCTACTGCTACCACTGCTGTAAATGAAACTGAGAGTGTAAAGGCTGCTCCTTGGTTGCAAGCTACACATAATATGTCATCAGGAAAGCCTGATAGGGCTGCTTCTCTTTCCCCTGCCGGGGCGTCTCGGCTGAAACAGAGGTTAAAGGACAAAAGTGAGACCAAGGATTTAAACATCTTAAAAAATCTCTCTAACAAAGATGCCTCAGCACAACCTACTGTTTCTTATTTGAGAGCAAGGCAAACCTTAAGAAAAGAAGCAAATACTAGCCTGAAAACTGCCAAATCTCACAGAATCTTCTCATcatcatttttaaaacaaagccAGTTGAAGCATAAATTCAGAAGAAAGTTGGTTAAGATAAACGCCAAAAGTTGTAAGAGAAGAGGTCATCCACCAAAATCGAATACGGCTGTGCATGATGAAAACGATACCAGTCCAGAGACTATCCACAAAGATCAGATGAGCCCTCCACTTACAAGCAACCCTAAACCTGCAGAGATCTCCACAAACCTGAGCGACGAGTCAGTAGAAAAAAAGATTGGGCAGGTTGCAGAAGATGAAGCACCAATGGATGAATCAAATCTGAAGAAGCCTGTGGACAAGCAGATTGAGGATGgtgtaaaacacaaagacaatacCACTACAGCAGTTGTGACAGCTACcattttaaatcaaatgaaGAAACTACATGAAGTGAAAAAACTGTCCATTAGTCAAACAGTTTCTGCAGGTTCAAATAAGTCAAAGAAACGCAAGGCTATCAATATCAAAACCAACACAAAGAAGGTCAAGAAAAATTGTTCTTCCAAAGAACCAGTGTCTGTCTTGCAAAACTCTGCAAAGTACAAATCTACTGTTGAGGCACAAGCACCAGAAGCAGTAGAAAAAATATCTGAGGTGGGGGTAGAAGAACAGGTGGAAAACACAGATTCAGCACAGGACAAATCTGAAAATCCTGCTCCTGTTGCTATTCCTGACAGTGTAGATGAGAATATGGCaccacccacctcctccagcgAGAATACCCACAGCTTGACAATTGAGGTAAACTCCACTGGATCTCACACCACTggaaaagagggaaagaaagCAAAAAATAGACAAACTGCATGTTCAGAAGGGGCGGAAAAAAAGTGCAAAAAGGGTAACAGAAGAATGGTCAATGAAAAATGGCCACGTAAGGTCATGGGTAAGACATCTGCTGCAAAAAAGATGAAGACAAAACCTGAAGTCCAAGAGCAGGTTGAGGCCAAAACAATATTAGTCAACACCGTTTATGGAAATGTAGAGACCTCTGATCTAACGAttaaaaaaagtgtaaatggAAAGACTAAATCTACTTCCACTGCTGACCAGAGACAGAGGAACAAGTCGAAGAAGGGTACCGTTAAGACAGTGTCTGACTCAAAGAAAGCAAATCAGACGCGCAAGAAAATGAATCGAGAAAGTGTGAAGAAAGCAGGCCCAGACCAGCTGCTCTCTGAAGGGAAAGGAGTGGTGGAGGCCCCAGAGAAGGGAACACTGCAGCCTACATTTGGCAGCCCTGGTAGCTCTTCAGCAATGAACGGACTAACTGCAAATGAGGATGTCAAAAAACCTTCAGGGCCTTTAGACATTCTTGCCAAGTACAGTAAGAGGCCATACATGCGTCTCCCACCTACTGCATACCTTGATGAGAAGTACATTACCATGCCAAAAAGAAGGAAGGAGATATCGTTTTTCCCATGGTCCCAGATAGATTCCACCCCAGAGCAGACGAGTGCTACCACAACTCTGCAGAGACAGCGATGTGCCAATTGTTTTGCTACCTTCAACAgtgctgaggagctgcagagtcaTCTCCAACTTCAGAACTGCTCAACCCTCTTTGGGTTTGACTCTGATGATGAGG GCAATGGTTAA